The following are encoded together in the Halomonas halophila genome:
- a CDS encoding LysR family transcriptional regulator — protein sequence MVALDTQLLQTFLEVSRLRNFGRAAESLSVSPSTVSARIRQLEAHMGLALFSRGHHRIGLTPAGERMERHARFLLDAWERAYEDTALSERHQRRLVVAGVASLWDIFLQEWLTDIYRAYPALGIRAEESTPLRVVEKLEQNMIDVGFLYDTPRIREVGVEEVATLPLVMVSSRSGQRAEQAVGDGYIRVEWGTAFASVHEGHFPQRLLARGRVNSGRIALNLLLTCGGAAYLPRDIVAPHCREERLFPVEDAPPIELKAYVAYRFHGEHRELIRELLGKLG from the coding sequence GTGGTCGCCCTGGATACTCAACTGCTGCAAACCTTCCTCGAGGTGAGTCGGCTGCGCAACTTCGGCCGCGCCGCCGAGAGCCTCAGCGTCTCGCCCTCCACGGTCAGCGCGCGCATCCGCCAGCTCGAGGCGCACATGGGCCTGGCGCTGTTCAGCCGCGGCCATCATCGCATCGGCCTGACCCCCGCCGGGGAGCGCATGGAGCGCCACGCGCGCTTCCTGCTCGACGCCTGGGAGCGGGCCTATGAGGACACCGCGCTCAGCGAGCGCCACCAGCGGCGGCTGGTGGTGGCCGGCGTCGCCAGCCTGTGGGACATCTTCCTCCAAGAGTGGCTCACCGACATCTATCGTGCCTACCCGGCGCTCGGCATCCGCGCCGAGGAGAGCACGCCGCTGCGGGTGGTGGAGAAGCTCGAGCAGAACATGATCGACGTCGGCTTCCTCTACGATACCCCGCGCATCCGCGAGGTGGGCGTCGAGGAGGTGGCGACCCTTCCGCTGGTGATGGTGTCGAGCCGCTCCGGCCAGCGCGCCGAGCAGGCGGTGGGCGACGGCTACATCCGGGTCGAGTGGGGCACCGCCTTCGCCAGCGTTCACGAGGGCCACTTCCCCCAGCGGCTGCTGGCGCGGGGCCGGGTCAACAGCGGGCGCATCGCCCTGAACCTGCTGCTGACGTGCGGCGGGGCCGCCTACCTGCCGCGGGACATAGTGGCGCCCCACTGCCGGGAGGAGCGCCTGTTCCCGGTCGAGGACGCGCCGCCGATCGAGCTCAAGGCCTACGTGGCCTATCGCTTCCACGGCGAGCATCGTGAGCTGATCCGGGAACTGCTCGGCAAACTGGGGTGA